In one Lachnospiraceae bacterium GAM79 genomic region, the following are encoded:
- a CDS encoding XTP/dITP diphosphatase yields MKKLIFATGNENKMKEIRMILADCGYEILSMKEAGIQADIVEDGKTFEENAIIKAEAIRKMTNCLVLADDSGLEVDYLDKAPGIYSARFMGEDTSYRIKNKAIIDKLAGVPDEKRTARFVCAIAAAFPDGKTITRRGTIEGIIGYEERGENGFGYDPIFFLPKYGKSTAELSPEEKNTISHRGNALRLIKEVINENTDN; encoded by the coding sequence ATGAAGAAATTGATTTTTGCTACGGGTAATGAGAATAAGATGAAAGAAATCCGCATGATCCTTGCGGATTGTGGATATGAGATCCTGTCGATGAAGGAGGCCGGAATTCAGGCTGACATCGTAGAAGATGGAAAAACATTTGAAGAAAATGCCATTATCAAGGCAGAGGCAATCCGTAAGATGACAAATTGTCTGGTGCTTGCGGACGATTCCGGTCTGGAGGTAGACTATCTCGATAAAGCACCTGGAATCTACTCTGCAAGATTTATGGGGGAAGACACCTCATACCGGATCAAGAATAAAGCGATCATTGACAAGCTTGCCGGTGTTCCGGATGAGAAGCGTACTGCAAGATTCGTATGTGCGATCGCGGCTGCATTCCCGGATGGAAAGACCATTACCAGACGTGGCACGATCGAAGGAATCATTGGATATGAAGAACGCGGCGAGAATGGATTTGGATATGATCCTATCTTCTTCCTGCCGAAGTATGGTAAGTCCACAGCAGAGTTGTCACCGGAAGAAAAGAATACGATCAGCCACAGAGGAAACGCACTTCGCTTGATAAAGGAAGTTATAAATGAGAATACTGATAATTAG